From the Nocardiopsis changdeensis genome, one window contains:
- a CDS encoding sugar kinase, producing the protein MTPQITCVGETMLLLTAAEPLPLDRSPLLSMGVAGAESNVACGLAALGHRAAWLGGVGDDPFGRIVVEGLRERGVDVSGVRVDPDRPTGLFAKDAAPTGSTVHYYRAGSAGSALGPEDAGHPLVRAAGAVHLSGVTPALSPGCDALAESLLSDPALTVSFDVNHRPRLWGPGEAAPRLLALARLADTIFVGRDEAEALWGTPTARDVRDLLPEPPRLVVKDAGNGATEFEGDREVYVPAPPVEVVEPVGAGDAFAAGYLAGGLRGLDARGRLRLGHLCAGRVLRVAGDLAAPPPARLVDELLAVPDERWTERAAAAAAAAGGGADE; encoded by the coding sequence GTGACACCGCAGATCACCTGTGTCGGTGAGACCATGCTGCTGCTCACCGCGGCCGAGCCGCTCCCCCTGGACCGGTCCCCGCTGCTGTCCATGGGCGTCGCGGGCGCCGAGTCCAACGTCGCGTGCGGCCTGGCCGCCCTCGGGCACCGCGCCGCCTGGCTGGGCGGGGTGGGCGACGACCCCTTCGGGCGGATCGTCGTGGAGGGCCTGCGGGAGCGGGGCGTCGACGTGTCCGGCGTGCGGGTCGACCCCGACCGCCCCACGGGCCTGTTCGCCAAGGACGCGGCGCCGACGGGGAGCACCGTCCACTACTACCGGGCCGGGTCGGCCGGGTCGGCGCTCGGCCCGGAGGACGCCGGGCACCCGCTGGTGCGGGCCGCGGGGGCGGTGCACCTGTCGGGGGTGACCCCGGCGCTCTCCCCGGGGTGCGACGCCCTCGCCGAGAGCCTGCTGTCCGACCCCGCGCTGACGGTGAGCTTCGACGTGAACCACCGGCCGCGGCTGTGGGGCCCCGGCGAGGCGGCCCCCCGCCTCCTGGCCCTGGCCCGCCTCGCCGACACCATCTTCGTCGGCCGGGACGAGGCCGAGGCGCTGTGGGGCACCCCCACCGCCCGCGACGTGCGCGACCTGCTGCCCGAACCGCCCCGGCTGGTGGTCAAGGACGCGGGGAACGGCGCCACCGAATTCGAGGGCGACCGCGAGGTGTACGTGCCGGCGCCGCCGGTGGAGGTGGTCGAGCCGGTCGGCGCGGGCGACGCGTTCGCCGCCGGGTACCTGGCGGGGGGCCTGCGGGGCCTCGACGCCCGGGGGCGCCTGCGCCTGGGGCACCTGTGCGCCGGGCGCGTCCTGCGGGTGGCGGGCGACCTGGCCGCCCCTCCCCCGGCACGGCTGGTGGACGAACTCTTGGCGGTCCCCGACGAGCGGTGGACCGAGCGCGCTGCGGCGGCCGCGGCCGCCGCGGGAGGAGGAGCAGATGAGTGA
- a CDS encoding SMP-30/gluconolactonase/LRE family protein, translating into MTVEPWSADRFELGEGLRLHGPDLLMVDILTGRLLRLDPREPGPAGTVAALDVPLGAVAPVRDRPGAYVAAAGTGVALLSGGRVAQWLARPEDGAATPMRMNDGCCDPHGRFWAGSMAYDGTAGAGSLYRADPGGRVTRVLEGYTVPNGPAFTPDGTRMYLADSAAGRIDAYDVSADGEPGPRTVFARTDHGSPDGMQVDAEGHLWVAVWGAGRVHRYDPDGALERVVELPASQPTSVCVVEAPEPRLFVTSASTGLARPGPGDGAVFSVPADVPAPPARAFGGNP; encoded by the coding sequence ATGACGGTCGAACCGTGGAGCGCGGACCGCTTCGAACTGGGCGAGGGGCTGCGCCTGCACGGCCCCGACCTGCTGATGGTGGACATCCTCACCGGCCGGCTCCTGCGGCTGGACCCCCGGGAGCCCGGACCCGCCGGGACGGTCGCCGCCCTGGACGTCCCGCTGGGCGCGGTGGCGCCCGTCCGGGACCGGCCGGGCGCGTACGTCGCTGCGGCGGGCACCGGCGTGGCGCTGCTGTCCGGGGGCCGCGTGGCACAGTGGCTGGCCCGCCCCGAGGACGGCGCGGCCACCCCGATGCGGATGAACGACGGCTGCTGTGACCCGCACGGCCGGTTCTGGGCCGGGTCGATGGCCTACGACGGCACCGCCGGCGCCGGGTCGCTCTACCGCGCCGACCCCGGCGGCCGGGTCACCCGGGTCCTGGAGGGCTACACCGTGCCCAACGGGCCCGCGTTCACCCCCGACGGGACCCGCATGTACCTGGCCGACAGCGCCGCGGGCCGCATCGACGCCTACGACGTGTCCGCGGACGGCGAGCCCGGACCGCGTACGGTCTTCGCCCGTACGGACCACGGGAGCCCGGACGGGATGCAGGTCGACGCCGAGGGGCACCTGTGGGTCGCGGTGTGGGGCGCCGGGCGGGTCCACCGCTACGACCCCGACGGGGCCCTGGAGCGCGTGGTCGAGCTGCCCGCCTCCCAGCCCACGAGCGTGTGCGTCGTCGAGGCCCCCGAGCCGAGGCTGTTCGTCACCTCCGCCTCGACCGGCCTCGCCCGCCCCGGCCCCGGCGACGGCGCCGTCTTCTCGGTCCCCGCCGACGTCCCCGCACCGCCGGCCCGCGCTTTCGGAGGGAACCCGTGA
- a CDS encoding FadR/GntR family transcriptional regulator — protein MAAYSGRGVHGQTVRLLGERVLSGRIGEGETIDLAALSDELDLSLTAIREAIKVLAAKGLVGSRQKKGTFVRPRGDWNLLDPDVVRWQIAAGAGDVFFRDLAELRDALEPAAARLAAVRRTDADTAELRAALEEMALTADGPAEEAVSADLRWHRALLAATHNELFTRTDVFFAAGLSERDRLVHGGAHKDPVPSHGAVTDAVAAGDPAAAEAAMRSLLAQAREDLLRVTEDDAHEDDLERPQ, from the coding sequence ATGGCGGCCTACTCGGGGCGCGGTGTGCACGGCCAGACGGTGCGGTTGCTGGGGGAGCGCGTGCTCTCCGGCCGGATCGGCGAGGGGGAGACGATCGACCTGGCCGCGCTCAGCGACGAGCTCGACCTGAGCCTCACCGCGATCCGCGAGGCGATCAAGGTCCTGGCGGCCAAGGGCCTGGTGGGCTCTCGGCAGAAGAAGGGGACGTTCGTGCGCCCCCGCGGCGACTGGAACCTGCTCGACCCGGACGTGGTCCGGTGGCAGATCGCCGCGGGGGCCGGCGACGTCTTCTTCCGCGACCTGGCCGAGCTGCGCGACGCGCTGGAGCCCGCCGCCGCCCGGCTCGCCGCCGTGCGCCGCACCGACGCCGACACCGCCGAGCTGCGGGCCGCCCTGGAGGAGATGGCCCTGACCGCCGACGGCCCGGCCGAGGAGGCCGTCAGCGCCGACCTGCGCTGGCACCGCGCCCTGCTGGCCGCGACGCACAACGAGCTGTTCACCCGCACCGACGTCTTCTTCGCCGCGGGGCTGTCCGAGCGCGACCGCCTGGTGCACGGGGGCGCCCACAAGGACCCGGTGCCCAGCCACGGCGCCGTCACCGACGCCGTGGCCGCCGGGGACCCCGCCGCGGCCGAGGCCGCCATGCGCTCCCTGCTCGCCCAGGCCCGGGAGGACCTGCTCCGCGTCACCGAGGACGACGCGCACGAAGACGATCTGGAGAGACCGCAGTGA
- the dgoD gene encoding galactonate dehydratase, which translates to MKITRIETFLVPPRWLMCRVETDEGVVGWGEPVVEGRAETVRAAVGELSDLLLGQDPRPIEHHWQRLTKAAFYRGGPVLSSAVAGLDQALWDIAGKSLGVPVHRLLGGPVRDRVRVYGWVGGDDPAELADAVAERVESGLTAVKMNAAGIVGRSATVREIDGIVERLAGVREVLGPDRDVAVDFHGRFNAATARRVLPLLEPLRPMFAEEPVLPEYGHLLADVVRSSPVPIATGERLFGRSEFLPALQAGIAVAQPDLSHAGGISEVRRIASLAETYDALLAPHCPLGPLALAASLQVAFATPNFLIQEQSMGIHYNRDAELLDYVLDAGVFAFPDGHIHRTEAPGLGVEVDEDAVRRADRTGHRWRPPVWSHADGSFAEW; encoded by the coding sequence GTGAAGATCACCCGTATCGAGACCTTCCTGGTCCCGCCCCGGTGGCTGATGTGCCGGGTGGAGACCGACGAGGGGGTCGTCGGCTGGGGCGAACCCGTGGTGGAGGGGCGGGCCGAGACCGTGCGGGCCGCCGTCGGGGAGCTGTCCGACCTCCTGCTGGGCCAGGACCCCCGCCCCATCGAGCACCACTGGCAGCGCCTCACCAAGGCGGCGTTCTACCGCGGCGGCCCGGTGCTCTCCAGCGCCGTCGCGGGGCTGGACCAGGCGCTGTGGGACATCGCGGGCAAGAGCCTGGGCGTCCCCGTGCACCGGCTGCTGGGCGGCCCGGTCCGCGACAGGGTCCGCGTGTACGGCTGGGTCGGCGGGGACGACCCGGCCGAGCTGGCCGACGCCGTCGCCGAGCGCGTGGAGTCGGGGCTGACCGCCGTCAAGATGAACGCGGCCGGGATCGTGGGCCGCTCCGCCACAGTCCGGGAGATCGACGGCATCGTCGAGCGGCTGGCCGGGGTGCGCGAGGTGCTGGGCCCGGACCGGGACGTGGCCGTGGACTTCCACGGCCGGTTCAACGCCGCCACCGCCCGCCGCGTCCTGCCCCTGCTGGAGCCGCTGCGCCCGATGTTCGCCGAGGAGCCGGTGCTGCCCGAGTACGGGCACCTGCTCGCCGACGTGGTGCGCAGCAGCCCGGTGCCGATCGCCACCGGCGAGCGGCTGTTCGGCCGGAGCGAGTTCCTGCCCGCGCTCCAGGCGGGCATCGCGGTCGCCCAGCCCGACCTCTCCCACGCGGGCGGGATCTCCGAGGTGCGCCGGATCGCCTCCCTGGCCGAGACCTACGACGCGCTGCTGGCCCCGCACTGCCCGCTGGGGCCGCTGGCCCTGGCCGCCAGCCTTCAGGTCGCCTTCGCCACGCCCAACTTCCTCATCCAGGAGCAGAGCATGGGCATCCACTACAACCGGGACGCCGAACTGCTCGACTACGTCCTGGACGCCGGCGTCTTCGCGTTCCCGGACGGGCACATCCACCGCACCGAGGCCCCCGGCCTGGGCGTGGAGGTGGACGAGGACGCCGTGCGGCGGGCGGACCGCACCGGCCACCGGTGGCGTCCCCCGGTGTGGAGCCACGCCGACGGCTCCTTCGCGGAATGGTGA